The Ranitomeya variabilis isolate aRanVar5 chromosome 7, aRanVar5.hap1, whole genome shotgun sequence genome includes a window with the following:
- the PAGR1 gene encoding PAXIP1-associated glutamate-rich protein 1 → MEEASGEAEEKVTSGMESLAVKEEEEDEEEAREGEEGQKEDEGEKVEEEDGDQQRQEEDDDDEEEEEDWCIPCSDDDLDETDGWMPAPEEIKRLYELIASEKTLPLQVDLLLRRPPTPEPDTLDEESDQEQEEEEEEDETPPIPTEFDFNDEPITPKNSLIDRRRTPGSSTRSQKREARMDKVLSDMKRHKKIEEQILKTGRDLFDMDPDSVPTPKRSSAIFPRQRKY, encoded by the exons ATGGAGGAGGCGTCCGGAGAGGCCGAGGAGAAGGTGACGTCCGGCATGGAGTCTCTGGCCGTGAAGGAagaagaggaagacgaggaggaggcGCGAGAGGGTGAGGAGGGGCAGAAGGAGGACGAAGGAGAgaaagtggaggaggaggacggagaCCAGCAGCGTCAGGAGGAAGATGacgacgacgaggaggaggaggaggactggtGCATCCCCTGCAGTGACGACGACCTGGACGAGACGGACGGATGGATGCCGGCCCCCGAGGAGATCAAGCGCCTGTATGAGCTCATCGCCAGCGAGAAGACGCTGCCCCTGCAGGTGGACCTCCTGCTGCGCCGGCCGCCCACCCCCGAGCCGGACACTCTGGACGAGGAGTCCGACCAggagcaggaggaagaggaggaggaagatgagac GCCTCCCATCCCCACAGAGTTCGATTTCAATGATGAACCTATCACTCCGAAAAACTCATTGATTGACAGGCGGCGAACGCCCG GGAGCTCGACCCGCAGTCAGAAGAGAGAGGCGCGGATGGACAAGGTGCTGTCCGACATGAAGCGACACAAGAAGATCGAGGAGCAGATCCTGAAGACCGGCCGCGATCTGTTCGATATGGACCCGGACTCTGTGCCTACCCCAAAGCGCTCATCCGCCATCTTTCCTCGCCAGCGGAAGTACTGA
- the KIF22 gene encoding kinesin-like protein KIF22 isoform X2 — MAKRVSVLDSHGVNKKPSPSRVRVSVRLRPFMEKEQDQACVRGLDAQSLEIVNYRNQLETMQYQFDAFYGEKATQREIYTSSVCPILPHLLVGQNASVFAYGPTGAGKTHTMLGSPQQPGIIPRAVRDLLQMTRGTNGTPEEENWTFTITMSYVEIYQEKVMDLLEPKNKDLPIREDKGHNILIPGVTHKTITTFSDFDEHFIPASQNRTVASTKLNDRSSRSHAVLLIKVQKNQQISPFRQLTGKLYLIDLAGSEDNRRTGNQGIRLKESGAINSSLFTLSKVVDALNQGLPRIPYRDSKLTRLLQDSLGGSAHSVMIANIAPEKQYYFDTLTALNFAAKSKQVINKPFSLETTQAPVQPTMKRPRDDLENLVPSQHPKKVKCEPTEESPNLYKEANKKKLHIANLDPAVVDRLLKLDRILSEKGKMETQLLSTPKRERMALLKKWEESQMEIERLKEKQKELEEKALAAEARSDIELSDSIASEGTFRVPLRTRAKARKVLRVQPLQGLDKNTIEAGIPMVEKKTQKVHDGYENKPSWEMKMRTDLLQNGREQILNLLNTGSIKELKSLQKIGDKKAKLIVGWRELNGPFTNVEDLASMEGMSTKQVTSFLKANILCIVAS; from the exons ATGGCGAAGAGGGTGAGCGTCCTGGACAGTCACGGGGTGAATAAGAAGCCGTCACCTTCCCGCGTCCGAGTGTCGGTGCGGCTCCGACCGTTCATGGAGAAGGAGCAGGACCAGGCCTGTGTCCGGGGCCTGGACGCGCAGTCACTGGAGATCGTGAACTATAGGAACCAGCTGGAAACCATGCAGTACCA GTTTGATGCTTTCTATGGAGAAAAGGCCACGCAGCGCGAGATCTACACCAGCTCAgtgtgtcccatcctgccccacttGTTGGTCGGGCAGAATGCCAGTGTGTTCGCCTACGGACCTACCGGAGCGG GGAAGACCCACACCATGCTGGGCAGCCCGCAGCAGCCGGGCATCATACCGCGAGCCGTCAGAGACCTGCTGCAGATGACCCGGGGGACGAACGGCACACCCGAGGAGGAGAACTGGACCTTCACCATCACCATGTCCTACGTGGAGATCTATCAGGAGAAG GTGATGGATCTGCTGGAGCCCAAGAACAAGGACCTTCCTATCCGAGAAGACAAAGGCCACAACATCCTCATCCCGGGGGTGACCCACAAGACCATCACCACCTTCTCAGACTTCGATGAACATTTCATTCCCGCCAGTCAGAACCGGACTGTCGCCTCCACCAAACTGAACGACCGCTCCAGCCGCAGCCACGCCGTGCTGCTCATCAAG GTGCAGAAGAATCAGCAGATTTCTCCGTTCAGGCAGCTGACCGGAAAGCTTTACCTCATAGACCTGGCCGGCTCCGAAGACAACCGGCGCACCGGAAACCAAGGCATCCGCCTGAAGGAGAGCGGCGCCATCAACTCGTCCCTGTTCACTCTCAGCAAGGTAGTGGACGCCTTAAATCAGGGGCTGCCCAGAATCCCCTACAGAGACAGCAAGCTGACCCGGCTCCTGCAG GATTCGCTCGGCGGCTCTGCCCACAGCGTTATGATCGCGAACATTGCCCCGGAAAAGCAGTATTACTTTGACACCCTCACTGCCCTCAATTTCGCTGCCAAGTCTAAGCAGGTCATCAACAAACCCTTCAGCTTGGAGACCACCCAGGCACCAG TTCAGCCCACCATGAAGAGACCCCGGGATGACCTGGAGAATTTGGTTCCATCTCaacaccctaaaaaagtcaagtgtGAGCCCACAGAGGAGTCTCCAAACTTGTATAAGGAAGCCAATAA GAAGAAACTCCATATCGCCAACTTGGACCCGGCGGTGGTGGATAGGCTGCTCAAACTGGACCGGATTCTGTCAGAGAAGGGAAAAATGGAAACCCAACTACTCAGCACCCCCAAACGGGAGCGCATGGCCCTCCTGAAGAAATGGGAGGAGAGTCAGATGGAGATCGAG CGGCTGAAGGAGAAGCAGAAGGAGCTGGAGGAGAAGGCTCTGGCGGCTGAGGCTCGCTCAGATATTGAACTGTCTGATTCCATCGCCAGTGAGGGCACGTTCCGGGTGCCGCTGAGGACTCGTGCCAAGGCCAGGAAGGTGCTCCGCGTCCAGCCCCTGCAGG GTCTCGACAAAAACACCATAGAAGCGGGGATCCCGATGGTGGAGAAGAAAACGCAG AAGGTCCACGACGGCTACGAGAACAAGCCCAGCTGGGAGATGAAGATGCGGACGGATCTGCTGCAGAACGGCAGAGAGCAGATTCTCAATCTCCTCAACACCGGATCAATAAAAGAGCTGAAGTCCTTGCAGAAGATCGGGGACAAGAAGGCCAAGCTGATTGTGGGCTGGAGGGAGCTCAACGGCCCGTTCACCAAC GTGGAGGACCTGGCCTCCATGGAAGGGATGTCTACCAAACAAGTCACCTCCTTCTTAAAG GCCAATATCCTGTGCATCGTAGCGAGCTGA
- the KIF22 gene encoding kinesin-like protein KIF22 isoform X1 gives MAKRVSVLDSHGVNKKPSPSRVRVSVRLRPFMEKEQDQACVRGLDAQSLEIVNYRNQLETMQYQFDAFYGEKATQREIYTSSVCPILPHLLVGQNASVFAYGPTGAGKTHTMLGSPQQPGIIPRAVRDLLQMTRGTNGTPEEENWTFTITMSYVEIYQEKVMDLLEPKNKDLPIREDKGHNILIPGVTHKTITTFSDFDEHFIPASQNRTVASTKLNDRSSRSHAVLLIKVQKNQQISPFRQLTGKLYLIDLAGSEDNRRTGNQGIRLKESGAINSSLFTLSKVVDALNQGLPRIPYRDSKLTRLLQDSLGGSAHSVMIANIAPEKQYYFDTLTALNFAAKSKQVINKPFSLETTQAPVQPTMKRPRDDLENLVPSQHPKKVKCEPTEESPNLYKEANKKKLHIANLDPAVVDRLLKLDRILSEKGKMETQLLSTPKRERMALLKKWEESQMEIERLKEKQKELEEKALAAEARSDIELSDSIASEGTFRVPLRTRAKARKVLRVQPLQGESLGRLAAEGELSGTALGLDKNTIEAGIPMVEKKTQKVHDGYENKPSWEMKMRTDLLQNGREQILNLLNTGSIKELKSLQKIGDKKAKLIVGWRELNGPFTNVEDLASMEGMSTKQVTSFLKANILCIVAS, from the exons ATGGCGAAGAGGGTGAGCGTCCTGGACAGTCACGGGGTGAATAAGAAGCCGTCACCTTCCCGCGTCCGAGTGTCGGTGCGGCTCCGACCGTTCATGGAGAAGGAGCAGGACCAGGCCTGTGTCCGGGGCCTGGACGCGCAGTCACTGGAGATCGTGAACTATAGGAACCAGCTGGAAACCATGCAGTACCA GTTTGATGCTTTCTATGGAGAAAAGGCCACGCAGCGCGAGATCTACACCAGCTCAgtgtgtcccatcctgccccacttGTTGGTCGGGCAGAATGCCAGTGTGTTCGCCTACGGACCTACCGGAGCGG GGAAGACCCACACCATGCTGGGCAGCCCGCAGCAGCCGGGCATCATACCGCGAGCCGTCAGAGACCTGCTGCAGATGACCCGGGGGACGAACGGCACACCCGAGGAGGAGAACTGGACCTTCACCATCACCATGTCCTACGTGGAGATCTATCAGGAGAAG GTGATGGATCTGCTGGAGCCCAAGAACAAGGACCTTCCTATCCGAGAAGACAAAGGCCACAACATCCTCATCCCGGGGGTGACCCACAAGACCATCACCACCTTCTCAGACTTCGATGAACATTTCATTCCCGCCAGTCAGAACCGGACTGTCGCCTCCACCAAACTGAACGACCGCTCCAGCCGCAGCCACGCCGTGCTGCTCATCAAG GTGCAGAAGAATCAGCAGATTTCTCCGTTCAGGCAGCTGACCGGAAAGCTTTACCTCATAGACCTGGCCGGCTCCGAAGACAACCGGCGCACCGGAAACCAAGGCATCCGCCTGAAGGAGAGCGGCGCCATCAACTCGTCCCTGTTCACTCTCAGCAAGGTAGTGGACGCCTTAAATCAGGGGCTGCCCAGAATCCCCTACAGAGACAGCAAGCTGACCCGGCTCCTGCAG GATTCGCTCGGCGGCTCTGCCCACAGCGTTATGATCGCGAACATTGCCCCGGAAAAGCAGTATTACTTTGACACCCTCACTGCCCTCAATTTCGCTGCCAAGTCTAAGCAGGTCATCAACAAACCCTTCAGCTTGGAGACCACCCAGGCACCAG TTCAGCCCACCATGAAGAGACCCCGGGATGACCTGGAGAATTTGGTTCCATCTCaacaccctaaaaaagtcaagtgtGAGCCCACAGAGGAGTCTCCAAACTTGTATAAGGAAGCCAATAA GAAGAAACTCCATATCGCCAACTTGGACCCGGCGGTGGTGGATAGGCTGCTCAAACTGGACCGGATTCTGTCAGAGAAGGGAAAAATGGAAACCCAACTACTCAGCACCCCCAAACGGGAGCGCATGGCCCTCCTGAAGAAATGGGAGGAGAGTCAGATGGAGATCGAG CGGCTGAAGGAGAAGCAGAAGGAGCTGGAGGAGAAGGCTCTGGCGGCTGAGGCTCGCTCAGATATTGAACTGTCTGATTCCATCGCCAGTGAGGGCACGTTCCGGGTGCCGCTGAGGACTCGTGCCAAGGCCAGGAAGGTGCTCCGCGTCCAGCCCCTGCAGGGTGAGAGTCTTGGACGCCTCGCGGCGGAGGGCGAGCTCTCTGGCACGGCCCTGG GTCTCGACAAAAACACCATAGAAGCGGGGATCCCGATGGTGGAGAAGAAAACGCAG AAGGTCCACGACGGCTACGAGAACAAGCCCAGCTGGGAGATGAAGATGCGGACGGATCTGCTGCAGAACGGCAGAGAGCAGATTCTCAATCTCCTCAACACCGGATCAATAAAAGAGCTGAAGTCCTTGCAGAAGATCGGGGACAAGAAGGCCAAGCTGATTGTGGGCTGGAGGGAGCTCAACGGCCCGTTCACCAAC GTGGAGGACCTGGCCTCCATGGAAGGGATGTCTACCAAACAAGTCACCTCCTTCTTAAAG GCCAATATCCTGTGCATCGTAGCGAGCTGA